Genomic DNA from Flavobacterium sp. N502540:
CTAAACCCTTGACTACTCTTGGGGTAGGAGTAGATGTAATTCCTGATTTTATTAAAGAAAGCCCTGTTTTTGATGGGAATGATCTTGGAAAATTAGGGAACATTGAAGCCTTGCCTACCACAGAAGAAGTTAGTATATTTGTGAAAGAAAATTTTTCGGTAAAAGGAGTTTTAAGCTCTGACGATCTCGAAAAAGTACATTTGGAAGCCAAAAAATATCTCAATAAAGATGATATTTCATCGGCCTGGAAAGTACTTTTAGCAAAGCAATAAGAATAGAAACAATAATTAATATAGAAAGAAGATGGAAGTTACAGGTAAAGTAAAAGTGGTGAACCCAGAGCAACAAGTTAGTGCTGCATTCAAAAAAAGAGAGTTGGTTGTTACCACAGATGAGCAATATCCACAGCATATTTTGATCGAATTTACACAAGATAAATGCGATTTATTAAGTAGCTACAAACAAGGTGAGGCAGTAAAAGTTTCTATCAATTTAAGAGGAAGAGAATGGGTTAATCCACAAGGAGAAACCAGATATTTCAATAGTATTCAAGGTTGGAGAATCGAAAGACTGGCACCAGAAGGTCCTGGACAAACGCCTCCAATGCCGGCTGCAGAAGCTTTTGCACCTGCAACTAATTTAAACGAAGACGAACCGGACGATTTACCGTTCTAAGAAAGTTTAAACTTCAAAAAATAAATTCCAAATTCCAATTCATAAAATGTGTAATTGGGATTTGGAATTTGTTTTTAGCCTCGGTTTTTGTCAAAGTTCAAGGCTGTAATAAACTTTAATATTACACAAAATGATCCTAATAATTGTCATTTCGACGAAGGAGAAATCCTCGCGAGTAGCTCGACAAAGATTGGGTTTTCGTTGCGGAGTTTCTTACGGAGATTTCTCCTTCGTCGAAATGACAACATTGCGGGAATTTGGAATTTAAGTCTTAGTGATAGCGGAGAGGCGAAGCCATTTCAGTATTGAAATTTCCCAATGGGAATTTGGAATTTAAAAATTTTGGAATTTAAAAAATGTATTACGTATTTAACGATTTGTTTTTTCCACCCGTTTCAGAAGCCGATGAAGAAGGAATTCTTGCCATTGGCGGAGACTTAGATCCGGAAAGACTGAAATTAGCTTATCAAAGCGGGATTTTCCCGTGGTTTAATGAAGGAGAGCCTATTCTTTGGTGGTCACCGGACCCCAGAATGGTTTTGTTTTTGGAGGAATTGATTGTGTCAAAAAGCA
This window encodes:
- a CDS encoding DUF3127 domain-containing protein, which encodes MEVTGKVKVVNPEQQVSAAFKKRELVVTTDEQYPQHILIEFTQDKCDLLSSYKQGEAVKVSINLRGREWVNPQGETRYFNSIQGWRIERLAPEGPGQTPPMPAAEAFAPATNLNEDEPDDLPF